The Fibrobacter sp. UWB5 genome has a window encoding:
- a CDS encoding lipopolysaccharide assembly protein LapB, translated as MMMKGMISKYNSLMGDSCIASLSSLVFRLSSVLLFLAASCFAAQSSYDLMERANALYRDGKFKQAITLYRKAESRGADPVATSFNIANSYYQLENLPEAAATYRKAIDFSNGAFSPALFNMASVYFRLKQYPECVAAYHRALKLEPENVSGWLYLGEAYSKTGDAVGALRAIEKAYQLDKEDISIVYQLSEANISLNDFERAVTVIREGYAAHPEEIDFLVYLGDVYRLNKQYEESAAAYREALGVRPDDPATMYKLADVLAEDNKPFVAMDVLNNLTQIKPDFSDAAIFLGNLAYDAKFLDRAESAYELAAKQGNTEAVFGYKNMAYDAHAQKRDDEALRLLRTAQSYFPDDVTLQADILEFEK; from the coding sequence ATGATGATGAAAGGAATGATAAGTAAGTACAATAGTTTGATGGGAGATTCTTGTATTGCATCTCTCTCGTCTCTCGTCTTTCGTCTCTCGTCTGTTTTGCTTTTTCTTGCTGCCTCTTGTTTCGCTGCGCAGTCTTCTTACGATTTGATGGAACGCGCGAATGCCCTTTACCGCGACGGAAAATTCAAGCAGGCCATTACGCTTTATCGCAAGGCTGAATCTCGCGGCGCCGACCCCGTCGCCACCAGTTTCAACATCGCGAATAGCTATTACCAGTTGGAAAACTTGCCCGAAGCCGCCGCCACTTACCGCAAGGCAATCGACTTCTCGAATGGTGCGTTTTCGCCCGCGCTCTTTAACATGGCGAGCGTGTATTTTAGACTCAAACAGTATCCGGAATGCGTGGCGGCGTATCACCGCGCGTTGAAACTGGAACCGGAAAATGTTTCCGGTTGGCTTTACTTAGGCGAAGCCTACAGTAAAACCGGCGACGCGGTCGGCGCCTTGCGTGCCATTGAAAAAGCTTACCAGCTCGACAAAGAAGACATCAGCATCGTGTACCAGCTTTCCGAAGCGAACATCTCGCTCAATGATTTTGAACGCGCTGTGACCGTGATTCGCGAAGGCTATGCCGCCCACCCCGAAGAAATCGACTTCCTGGTTTACCTAGGTGATGTTTACCGTCTGAACAAACAGTACGAAGAAAGCGCCGCCGCCTACCGCGAAGCGCTGGGGGTACGCCCTGATGATCCGGCGACCATGTACAAACTTGCTGACGTTCTCGCCGAAGACAATAAGCCCTTTGTCGCGATGGATGTGCTCAACAACCTCACGCAAATCAAACCCGATTTTAGCGATGCAGCCATCTTCCTCGGGAACCTGGCTTACGACGCTAAGTTCCTCGACCGCGCCGAATCCGCCTACGAGCTTGCCGCAAAGCAGGGCAACACCGAAGCCGTATTCGGTTACAAGAACATGGCCTACGACGCCCACGCCCAAAAGCGCGATGACGAGGCCTTGCGCCTGCTACGCACCGCCCAGAGCTACTTCCCGGACGATGTCACCTTGCAGGCCGACATCTTGGAATTCGAGAAGTAG
- a CDS encoding deoxyguanosinetriphosphate triphosphohydrolase family protein gives MEWNAETRERIEARLNAKESSLAPYACKSVQAVRFREAAEDVRPNFFHDSDKIIHSYCYSRYIDKTQVFYLVENDHITHRVLHVQLVSKIARTIGRFLNLNEDLIEAISLGHDVGHTPFGHDGERILSAFLEKQNEGIFEHNVQSFRLFHELEAYGKGLNLTAQVLDGIICHNGEILQNHYGCDRNKTPEKLLEEYRNSLTGALKSKAMVPMTLEGCVMRISDVIAYIGRDIEDAIKLKLVERENLPREITDVLGDKNGTIVDTLIKDLVNNSIDKETLTFSADVSEALSRLKDWNYKNIYQNPKKSTQDEKIKTMFQTVLEECLEELESDKKITGIRHWYESMSEEYKAATSKPRVVADYVSGMTDDYLMNSYREIVIPKSFGINFAQ, from the coding sequence ATGGAATGGAATGCTGAAACTAGGGAACGGATTGAAGCGCGGTTGAATGCGAAGGAAAGTTCGCTTGCGCCTTATGCTTGCAAGTCTGTTCAGGCAGTTCGCTTTCGCGAGGCCGCGGAAGATGTTCGTCCGAACTTTTTCCATGATTCGGACAAGATTATTCATTCCTATTGCTACAGCCGATATATTGACAAGACGCAAGTTTTTTACTTGGTCGAGAACGACCATATTACGCATCGCGTGCTTCACGTGCAATTGGTTTCGAAGATTGCGCGTACAATCGGGCGTTTCTTGAATTTGAACGAGGATCTAATCGAGGCGATTTCTCTGGGCCACGATGTGGGCCACACGCCTTTTGGACACGACGGCGAGCGCATTCTGTCGGCATTTTTGGAAAAACAGAACGAAGGAATTTTCGAACATAACGTTCAGAGTTTCCGCTTATTCCATGAGCTTGAAGCGTACGGCAAGGGTCTGAACCTTACCGCACAAGTGCTTGACGGAATCATTTGCCACAACGGCGAAATTCTGCAGAACCATTATGGTTGCGATCGCAACAAGACGCCAGAAAAGTTGCTAGAAGAGTACCGCAACAGTTTGACGGGCGCGCTGAAATCGAAGGCGATGGTCCCGATGACATTGGAAGGTTGCGTGATGCGCATTTCAGATGTAATCGCCTATATTGGCCGCGACATTGAAGATGCCATCAAGTTGAAGCTGGTGGAACGCGAAAACCTACCTCGAGAAATCACGGATGTTCTCGGCGACAAAAATGGCACTATCGTTGACACGCTGATCAAAGACCTTGTGAATAACAGCATCGACAAGGAAACGCTGACTTTCTCGGCAGATGTTTCCGAAGCGTTAAGCCGCCTGAAAGATTGGAATTACAAGAACATTTACCAGAATCCGAAAAAATCTACGCAAGACGAGAAAATCAAAACCATGTTCCAGACGGTTCTGGAAGAATGCCTCGAAGAACTTGAATCGGATAAGAAAATCACTGGCATTCGTCATTGGTACGAATCCATGAGCGAAGAATACAAGGCCGCAACTTCAAAGCCCCGCGTCGTTGCCGATTACGTTTCTGGAATGACAGATGACTACTTGATGAATTCCTACAGGGAAATTGTCATTCCGAAATCTTTCGGAATTAATTTCGCACAGTAG
- a CDS encoding MBL fold metallo-hydrolase, translated as MKKHLLPLFAMMASFVVFGCSDTKTPATEKTAEPAKTATEPAENAAPAEAANVVQVAKTIKLANGASVTWIQDNQGEKLNPRSLFSDASDSLFASLNLPDGIPASVSVFLLQVDGKNILFDAGLGAFGGQMLDRLAALDVTPDKIDLIYLTHFHVDHIAGMIAKDSAGKDVKVFNNATVYAGKVEYDAWMNDIPKNDLQKVVMGMYKDKLHLFAFGDSLPHGVLALDAVGHTPGHTAFQISNLLVIGDLMHGYALQKDHPEINSNYDMDKEKSIESRKRIMQYARDNKLTMAGMHLPPPGFAE; from the coding sequence ATGAAAAAGCATCTTCTCCCCCTCTTTGCCATGATGGCATCTTTCGTCGTATTCGGCTGCAGCGACACCAAGACCCCCGCTACTGAAAAAACGGCAGAGCCTGCCAAGACTGCTACGGAGCCGGCAGAAAATGCTGCCCCAGCTGAAGCGGCGAATGTCGTGCAAGTTGCAAAAACCATCAAGCTCGCAAACGGTGCTAGCGTGACTTGGATTCAGGACAATCAGGGCGAAAAGCTGAACCCACGCAGCCTCTTTAGCGACGCCAGCGACTCTCTGTTTGCAAGCTTGAATTTGCCCGATGGCATTCCGGCTTCGGTGAGCGTGTTCCTGTTGCAGGTGGACGGCAAGAACATCTTGTTTGATGCGGGTCTCGGTGCTTTCGGCGGCCAGATGCTGGATCGCCTCGCCGCTTTGGATGTGACTCCTGACAAGATTGACTTGATTTATCTGACGCACTTTCATGTGGACCACATCGCAGGCATGATTGCAAAAGATTCTGCTGGCAAAGACGTGAAGGTATTCAACAACGCCACCGTTTACGCAGGCAAAGTGGAATACGATGCTTGGATGAATGACATTCCGAAAAACGACTTGCAGAAGGTCGTCATGGGAATGTACAAGGATAAACTCCATTTGTTCGCCTTTGGCGACAGCTTGCCGCACGGCGTGCTTGCGCTGGATGCCGTGGGCCATACGCCCGGCCACACTGCTTTCCAGATTTCGAACTTACTCGTGATTGGCGATTTGATGCATGGTTACGCTTTGCAAAAGGACCACCCCGAAATCAATTCCAATTACGACATGGACAAGGAAAAGTCCATTGAAAGCCGCAAGCGTATTATGCAATATGCCCGCGACAACAAACTCACCATGGCTGGCATGCATTTGCCGCCCCCGGGATTTGCGGAATAA
- a CDS encoding VWA-like domain-containing protein produces the protein MTVLERIKKIGETWFLTEPLLFAAYCSHSVVENDTLEVPIRTGNRKVEFSPSLLENERDSILVEMFKIEMFRILLKHPYQRQPPYAEKALLTMASNVTIADVYDVPLLIRKQMSGTSLQLPHGLCFEEYYQILKGQTAKAIPLGGNEDGEDGDGVGEYENNQGEGQDSEGNGDNDGDGGRNKGLKDAQVSELWEEDPEACCEINDMIEVAIASNTWGTVPGSMQGLIKASLKVDMDYRRMLSIFKTSVLSSKRHLTRMRPNRRFGFDAMGSRYDLKANLLIAVDVSGSVTDRSLEFFFSAIGRLFKFGVEKLDVLQFDSEIKGIPEAFKKARKSIKIIGRGGTDFQPVADYYCNHPEYDGLIFFTDGFAESPTYSTKRVIDVLWVLSNKSDYESNSERLKKLKRNRVTYIPRS, from the coding sequence ATGACTGTTCTTGAGAGAATCAAGAAAATTGGCGAAACGTGGTTCCTGACAGAACCACTGCTTTTCGCGGCATACTGTAGTCACAGCGTAGTTGAAAACGACACCTTGGAAGTTCCCATTCGAACAGGCAATCGAAAAGTTGAATTTTCGCCATCTCTCTTGGAAAATGAACGCGATTCTATTTTGGTGGAAATGTTCAAGATAGAGATGTTCCGAATTCTGCTAAAACACCCGTACCAACGCCAGCCTCCTTACGCCGAGAAGGCTCTCCTTACCATGGCAAGCAACGTGACCATTGCAGATGTCTACGATGTGCCCCTCCTGATTAGAAAACAGATGAGCGGGACTAGCTTACAATTGCCACACGGGCTGTGTTTCGAAGAATACTACCAGATACTGAAGGGGCAAACCGCAAAAGCGATTCCTCTAGGTGGAAACGAAGATGGCGAAGACGGGGACGGTGTAGGCGAATATGAGAACAACCAGGGAGAGGGACAGGATTCTGAAGGAAACGGAGACAATGATGGAGATGGCGGTCGTAATAAGGGGTTGAAAGATGCACAAGTATCGGAACTTTGGGAGGAAGATCCGGAAGCCTGTTGCGAAATCAATGACATGATTGAAGTCGCCATAGCAAGCAACACCTGGGGAACGGTTCCCGGTTCCATGCAAGGACTTATCAAGGCGAGCTTGAAGGTCGACATGGATTACCGACGAATGCTGAGCATTTTCAAAACATCGGTACTTTCTAGTAAACGCCATCTGACACGTATGCGCCCCAATCGCCGATTCGGATTTGACGCCATGGGCAGCCGCTACGATTTAAAAGCGAATCTGCTCATAGCCGTAGACGTGAGTGGTTCTGTCACCGACAGAAGCCTAGAATTCTTTTTCTCGGCCATTGGCAGACTTTTCAAATTCGGAGTCGAGAAGCTGGACGTTCTCCAATTCGATTCAGAAATCAAAGGCATCCCCGAAGCTTTCAAGAAAGCTCGCAAGAGCATAAAAATTATAGGCCGAGGCGGAACCGACTTTCAACCCGTCGCAGATTACTACTGCAATCATCCTGAATACGATGGGTTAATTTTCTTCACAGATGGTTTTGCTGAATCCCCCACCTACAGCACCAAGCGTGTCATAGATGTTCTTTGGGTGCTAAGCAACAAATCGGATTACGAATCCAATAGCGAAAGACTCAAAAAACTCAAACGGAATCGTGTCACTTATATTCCGAGGTCATAA
- a CDS encoding AAA family ATPase, with the protein MGVRINGKELEKLLAATPASQNIMLTGKHGIGKSQILEKFFTARGERVVILFLGQMSDPGDLIGLPRLNTETGKTDFMPPYWFPTDGKPMVLFLDELNRARPEVLQTIMDLTLNRTLAGKKLPEGSRVISAVNDGEEYQLTDLDPALVSRFNIYEFRPTVQEWLLWAAQKKLDNRVICFISENPEMLDGAEFTREDQGLEKSPDRRAWERVSNILQQNEVNSLLKTIIAGVIGMTAASKFFASINQNRLPSAKDILLGDFAKQKTALKKCKVPELAAINESIFRFIETKNYDDSEIEKVATNLDAYFDFLSDEKFREAQAHFTNAYSSAVYPQAMTFIITRCIKLYSKIMAFVQSI; encoded by the coding sequence ATGGGCGTACGCATCAATGGAAAAGAACTGGAAAAACTTTTGGCAGCAACTCCCGCATCGCAGAACATCATGCTCACCGGGAAACACGGAATCGGCAAGTCGCAGATTCTGGAGAAGTTCTTCACTGCGCGCGGAGAACGGGTGGTCATTCTATTTCTCGGGCAGATGAGCGATCCTGGCGATTTGATTGGGCTCCCGCGCTTGAATACAGAAACAGGAAAGACGGACTTTATGCCACCTTATTGGTTCCCGACGGACGGGAAGCCGATGGTACTCTTTTTAGACGAACTCAACCGCGCCCGCCCCGAAGTGTTGCAGACCATCATGGACTTGACGCTAAACCGGACACTCGCTGGTAAAAAACTCCCCGAAGGGAGTCGCGTGATTAGCGCCGTGAACGACGGAGAAGAATACCAACTCACCGATTTGGACCCGGCTTTGGTTAGCCGCTTCAATATTTACGAATTCCGCCCCACCGTTCAAGAATGGCTCCTGTGGGCGGCCCAGAAAAAACTGGATAATCGAGTCATCTGTTTTATTTCTGAAAACCCAGAAATGCTTGATGGTGCAGAATTCACCCGCGAAGATCAAGGGCTTGAAAAATCTCCTGACAGGCGCGCCTGGGAACGTGTCTCAAACATTCTGCAACAGAACGAAGTTAATTCGCTGCTCAAAACAATTATTGCTGGTGTCATCGGGATGACCGCGGCTTCGAAATTCTTTGCAAGCATCAATCAAAATAGATTGCCCAGCGCAAAGGACATTTTACTCGGTGATTTTGCAAAACAAAAAACTGCATTGAAAAAATGCAAAGTACCGGAACTCGCCGCGATAAACGAGTCCATTTTCCGCTTTATTGAAACGAAAAATTACGATGACAGCGAAATAGAGAAAGTCGCTACAAATCTCGATGCATATTTTGATTTTCTTTCTGACGAAAAATTCCGTGAAGCACAGGCGCACTTTACAAACGCCTATTCTTCGGCCGTGTATCCGCAAGCAATGACTTTTATCATTACGCGATGCATCAAGCTGTATAGCAAGATAATGGCTTTTGTGCAGTCTATATAA